A section of the Triticum dicoccoides isolate Atlit2015 ecotype Zavitan chromosome 7A, WEW_v2.0, whole genome shotgun sequence genome encodes:
- the LOC119332621 gene encoding dirigent protein 5-like, translating to MASPFGVLVCLLIVLPQILAISSPIDEIAPLKTCQFPCMTEVNLHLFLHQFVDGPNNPNRNEETLLQASFPFGFGTTIVHDWTLTETTNSKDTVVARVQGVHVQAGLTKPNRWYTTHNIEFQQGRFAGSTLQVMGITAGLESGQWSIVGGTGQFIMAQGIISFTNHPASTFEDGIKELNIRVRFTRDITQAA from the exons ATGGCTAGTCCATTCGGTGTCTTGGTTTGTTTACTTATAGTGCTACCACAAATCCTTGCTATTTCTAGCCCCATCGACGAGATTGCACCTCTTAAGACATGTCAGTTCCCTTGTATGACCGAGGTTAACTTGCACTTGTTCTTGCACCAATTCGTCGACGGGCCAAACAACCCAAATCGCAATGAGGAAACCTTACTCCAAGCAAGTTTTCCTTTTGGGTTTGGGACGACGATAGTCCATGACTGGACTCTTACCGAGACAACAAATTCCAAAGACACGGTTGTTGCACGTGTACAAGGTGTGCATGTCCAGGCTGGTTTAACCAAGCCTAACAGATGGTACACGACTCATAACATAGAGTTTCAGCAAGGAAG GTTTGCGGGGTCCACCCTTCAAGTGATGGGTATAACCGCAGGTTTGGAAAGTGGGCAGTGGTCTATTGTCGGTGGAACTGGTCAATTCATTATGGCACAGGGTATAATAAGTTTCACAAATCATCCGGCCTCTACTTTTGAAGATGGTATTAAAGAACTCAATATTCGTGTACGCTTCACAAGGGATATTACACAAGCT GCTTGA